Genomic segment of Myxococcus stipitatus:
GCTCCTGAGCCTCGGCCTTGCGGTGTTCCTGGGAACCAGTCCCGCCGCGTCGGCCAACGACACGCGGGTGGACTGTGAAGCGGAGTGCGGCGCGAAGTCTCGCCGCATCAAGGAACACACCTTCCTGTTCCCCATGCTCCAGCAGAGCGCCTTCGTCACCACCTACTTCGGCATCCGCGAAGGGATTGCCCGCTACAACGTCCCGGACGTCCCGGTGGGCAACCTCCAGCCGTTCGACGTCAACCTCACCGGTCTCCAGCAGACGCTGGACCTGAGCCTGGCGCTCACCGACTGGCTGGCCCTCGCGGGCTTCGGCCGGGCCACCATCATCACCGGCACCACGCCCAGCGGACTGTTGTCCTCGGGCGCGACGCTCGACCTCGTCGGACAGGTGGGCGGCGTCGTCCGGCTCCTGCACAGTGAGCGCAGCGGCACCCAGGTCTCGGTGCGCGCCAACGTGGGCTATGACCGGGGCCGGCAGGTCACCCTGCTCCCCTTCGTCAACGCCATCCTCCAGACCCCCGCCATCACCCTGGAGGAGATCATCCAAGGCCAGGTCGGCCAGCTCCTCTTCGTCCCCAACCGGGAGACCACGCTCAACGGCGGCGTCTTCGCGGCGCAGTCCTTCGGCCCCCTCTTCTCGCTCCAGGGCTCCGCCTCCGTGGAGTACGCCTGGCAGAACCGGCGCCCGTTCGACCTGGGACTGGGGCACCGGTTCGACCAGAAGACCCACGCCTTCCGCGTCTTCCTCGCGCTGGCGGCGGCGGTGGACTTCAACGAGCGGTTCCACGTCCCGCTGGCGGTGCAGGGAGAGTTCGCCTTCCGCACCGGACGCGAGACGCGCGCCGTCCTGGATGACCGGACGTTGAGCGACAGCACCGTGGGCCTGGGTCTCTACTACTCCGGCCGCTCCAACCTGCAGGTCGGCATCGGGGGCACGGTGACGCTCAACGGCGACCCGTACCCCGCCCAGGACTCCGACGGCGCGCAGGAGTCGGGTGAGCCGACCCTGTCCTACGGCCAGCTCATCCTCCGCTACGTCTGGTGAGCACGCGAGCCGTCAGTGGCCCGCGCCGCTGGTCGCCTTCAGTCCGATGATGGACACCAGCAGCATCCCCAGGAAGAGCATGCGCAAGGGCGAGATGGCCTCGTTGAAGAGCACCACGCCCAGCACCGCCGCGCCCAGCGCGCCAATGCCGACCCAGACCGCATACGCGGTGCCGATGGGCAGCGTCTTCGCCGCCGTGCCCAGCAGCACCATGCTGGTGACGATGGCCAGGCCCGTGAGGACGCTGGGCACCAGGCGGGTGAAGCCCTCGGTGTACTTGAGACCGATGGCCCAACCCACCTCGAGCAGGCCCGCGACAATAAGAAGAATCCACGCCATGACGCACGACTCCTGGATGAGCGTCGTCTTGTCGAATCCGGGTACGGCGCGTCTCGTCCGGGTACGTCACGCCCACGGCGGGCGCGACGGACGGCGAGGTCTATAGCGCCTCGCACTTCTGGCTTCAACACTCTCTACCCGCGGGTGATTCCTCCGCGCGCGTCGCGCCCCCGCTCCCCCGTTGCTCGAACCGGGCCACCGCCGCCTCCACCGTGAGGTAGACGTTCTCCTCGCCCAGCCGCTCCATCAATCCCGTCCTGCGCAGCATGCCGCGCAACGGGGCGTTCGCGTCCGCGATGACCAGGACGATGCCGCGCTCCGACAGCTCGCGCCGCAGCTTCTCCAGTCCCTCGGCCGCGGTGACGTCCAGGTCGAACACGGCGCTCGCGTCCAGCACCACCTCGCGAGGGGTCGGCTTCGCCTCGGCCACCAGCGCGCGGAGCTGCTCGCGCAGGTAGCGCGCGTTGGCGAAGAACATGGGCGCATCGAAGCGGTAGACAAGCAGGCCCGGAAGGGTCCGCGTGTCCGCGTGCCGGCTCACGTCATGCCAGCCGGACACGTCCTCGCGCTGTCCCAGGACGGCGTCGTGCGGATGGGCGGCGCGGCGGATGAGGTCGCCCAGCGCCAGCGCCACGGCGATGAGGATGCCTTGGAGGATTCCCAACACCAGCACCCCCAGCGTCGTCACCACCGCCAGCACCGCCTCCACGCGCCGTACCCGCCACAGCGCGACGATGGAGCGCACGTCCATCAGATACACCGCCGCGACCATGACGATGGCGCCCAGGGTCACCAGCGGCAGGTTGCGCAGCAGCGGCGTGAGGAACAGCGCGAACACGGCGACGAGCACCGCGGCGACAGCGCCCACGAGCTGGGACTTGCCCCCCATGGCGTCATTGACCGCCGTGCGTGAGTCGCTGCCCGTCACCGGGAAACCTTGCGTGAAGGCATTGGCCAGGTTGGCCGCGGCCTGCCCCAGCAGCTCCTGGTTGCTGTCCAGGTGGTAGCGGTGCTTGTCCGCGTAGATGCGGCCGGCGAGCACGGAGCTGGCGTAGTTGACCAGCGCCAGGCTCAGCGCCGCGGGCAGCAGCGCGCGCACGTCGGCGAAGCCCACCGAGGGCAGCCCCAGCGACGGCGGCGCGGCGGCGACGGCGCCCACCACCTTGACGCCGCCGTGGTGGAGCTGGAACACCTGCGCCACCACCGTGGTCACCACCACGAGGATGAGCGGGCCTGGGAGCTTCGGCAGGAAGTGCCGCAGGAGCACCAGCGCCAGGATGATGCCCAGCCCCAAGAGCAGCGTGGGCACGTGGGTGTGGCCCAGGTTGCGGCCCACCTCCAGGACCTGCCCCGGGAAGTCCTCCTCCTTGCGCTCCAGGCCGAACATCCGCGCCAGCTGGCTGCCGATGATGATGAGCGCCGCGCCGTTGGTGTAGCCGATGAGGATGGGCTTGGAGAGGAAGTCCGCCAGCGCCCCGGTCCTGAACAGGCCCGCCACCAGGCTGATGAGCCCCACCATCATCGCGAGCAGCGCCGCGAGCGACGCATACCTCGCGGGCTCCACCCCCGCCGCCACGCCGCCCAGCGCGCTCGCGGCGATGATGGCCGCGCCCGCCTCGGGGCCCACCATCAGGTGGCGCGACGGGCCGAACACCGCGTAGGCCACCATCCCCACCGCGCCCGCGTAGAGCCCCGCGACGGGCCGCACGCCCACGATCTGCGCGTAGGCCAGGCCCTGCGGCACCAGCATGGCGGCGATGGTCAGCGCGGAGAGCAGGTCGGGCCGCAGCCACGACTTCGAATAACCCCGGACCCAGCGCAGCCCCGGAACGAACCGCCGCACGCTCCGCCAGCCCCTCGCCATCGAGCGCGTCATCGCCGTGCACCGCTCCTCGGGAAGTGTGTCCCAGCGACGATGGCGCGCCCGTGCGCGCGCGGCACGGTCCTCGAAGGAGGGGCGGGCGGGCGCGGCGCACGAGTGCTCACGAGCCAACGACGAGGCGGCCCGCGAGGGAGCGGCGAGCCACCAGCATCACCGGCCCGTCCGCGCCACCATCCCCAGCTTCACCGGGCCATGACAGGAGGAGGTCCCATGCCTCGTTTCTTCGCCATGCCCTGGATGCTGACCGCGATGCTCGTTGCCACGCCCACGCTGGCGGGGCCGCTACGGCAGGCAGCCGAGTCCACCTCCACCGAGGCCTTCGTCGACGACGAGCCGCCCATCGCCGGACACGTCACCTTCAACCTGGGTGGCAGCTTCATCGTCCCCATCGGCAAGACGAGTGATCGCTTCGACGCGGGCTGGGGCTTCCTGCTGGGCGCGGGCTACCACTTCACGGACCGGCTCGCCGCCTTCGTCGAGTACCAGTACAGCGACTTCGACCTGAAGGACCGCGTCCTCCAGGACGAGAACGTCGCCGGTGACCACATCATGCAGTACGGCAATCTCAACTTCCTCCTCGGCCTGCTGCCGAGGGGACGCGTGGGCCTCTACCTCACGGGCGGGCCGGGCCTGTACTACCGCAAGGTGGAGATCACGGAGCTGGCGGGCGCGACGCTCGTGCCTGTCTGCGACCCGTGGTTGCTCATCTGCTACACCGACGTCGTTCCGGTGAGCAACGTCATCGGCTCGCGGAGCTCCACCGACTTCGGCTTGAACGGTGGCGTGGGCATCTCCTACCGCATCTACGGCGCCATGCGCGTCTACCTGGAAGCCCGCTACCACTACATCTTCGGCCCCAAGTTCAACGCCATCGAAGGCTCCCAGCGCGCCGATGGCCAGTACCTGCCCATCAACCTGGGGCTGCGCTTCTAGGGCGTGCCCGACGGACAGGAGGACGCTCGCATGAGAAGCCAAGCGCGCCATGCCATCATTCTCGCGGGGGCCGCCGTCATCGGTCTGGCGGTCATCGCCTTCGCCCAGGGTCAGCCTCCCGCCGCCGTGCAGCCGGAGCCGCACGGTGTCTTCGGGGCCATCCTGAACTACATGCACAAGCAGCCCTTCATCCTGATGTTCCTCGTCGTGGCCGCGGGCTTCGCGCTCGGCGAGGTGAAGGTGAAGGGCGTGGGCATGGGCTCCACGGCGGCCACCCTCTTGCTGGCCCTGATCGTCAGCTTCTGGGCCTTCCACTCCTACAAGATTCAGTACGCCCTGCCTGAGTTCACCAGCACGGTGTTCTTCAACCTCTTCATCTTCGCCATCGGCATGAAGGTGGGGCCGCAGTTCCTCGGCGGTATCCACCGGGAGGGCAAGCACCTCATCCTCCTCGCGCTGCTGGTGCCACTGCTGTCGTCCGCCCTGGTGTACGCGTCGCGCTTCGTCACGACGCTGGCGCCGGGGCTCCTCGCGGGCATCCTCTCGGGCGCCAACACGGCCACGCCGGGCTTCGGCGCGGCGCAAGCGGCCCTCGCCAGCGGCGCCGCGAAGCTCAGCCCCGCCAACGCGAAGGTGGCGGCCGACAACCTCACCACGTCCTACGCGTTCCTCTACTGCATCAGCATGGTGGCCTTCACCGTGATGATGTCGTTCCTGCCCAAGCTGTTCGGCCGCGACGCGGTGGCGGACGGCAAGGCGATGGAGAAGGAGCTCTCGGGCGAGGACTCCGCGCCGCTGCCCGGCACCGCCGACGCGTTCATCCGAGGCTACATGCCGCTGGACCTGCGCGTCTTCCGCGTGGAGAACCCGGCGCTGGAGGGCCGCACCGTCGCGGACCTGGACCATGCGCATCCCCGCGTCGCCGTCGAGCGCGTCTACCAGGACGGCCGCGTCTACAACCCGCCGCCGGACCTGGTACTGCACCGCGGAGACGAGGTGGCGATGCTCGGCCCCGTGTCGCTGCTGCTCGCGGGGGGACCGCACATCGGCCCGGAGGTGGATGACTCGAAGCTGCGCAACGTGAAGTTCGACACGGTGGAGTTCATCGTCCAGAACAAGGAGGTCGTCGGCAAGACGCTCGGCGAGCTCGCGCAGCAGATGGGCCAGGGCATCTACCTCAACGCCATCTTCCGCGCCGGTGACCAGCTCCCCGTGAGCCGGGATCGCACGGTCCACAAGGGCGACGTGCTGCGCATCACCGGCAGCGCCCGGCGCGTCGCGGGGCTGAAGAAGGTGCTGGGCCCCGCCGTCAAGCCCAGCCTCTCCACGGACATCATCACCTTGGGGCTCGGGCTCGCCGCGGGCGCGCTCCTGGGCGCCATCACGGTTCCTATCTTCGGCATCCAGTTCAGCCTGGGCTCCGCCGTTGGCCTGCTCATCGTCAGCATCGGCTTGAGCATCTTGCGCACGCACAACCCCGCGTTCGGTGGTCCGTTCCCGGAGTCCGCGCGCCAGCTGCTCGAGGACCTGGGGCTGAATGTCTTCATCGCCATCCTCGGATTGAACGCGGGCCCCGGCGTGCAACACGCCATCGAGCAGGGCCTCTTGGGGCCCACGCTCATCATCGGCTCCATCGCGGCCTTCATCCCGCCCCTCATCGGCTGGGTCGTGGGTCAGTATGTCTTCAAGATGAACACTGCCGTGCTCATGGGCGCCATCGCCGGCGCCCGGTGCAACAGCGCGGGCATGCGCGCCGCGCAAGAGGCGTCGAAGAGCATCGTCCCGGCCATCGGCTATCCCGTGACGTTCGCCATCTCCAACCTGCTGCTCACCCTCATCTGTTACATGTTCGCCCTGATGGGCTGAGCGAGGCCACCATGAGCGCTCCCCTTCCCTCCTGGAATGACGGCGCCGCGCGCCAGGCATTGCTGGACTTCGTCGACGCCGTCACCACCGAAGGTGCTCCCACCTACGTTCCGCCGGAGGACCGCGTGGCGGTCTTCGACAACGACGGGACGCTCTGGTCCGAGCAACCCATGTACGTCCAGGCCCTCTTCGCCGTGGACCGCGTGCGCGCGCTGGCGCCGTCCCACCCCGAGTGGCGCGGCAGGCAGCCCTTCAAGGCCCTCATCGAGGGAGACGAAGAGGCGCTCCGCACGCTCACGGAGCATGACGCCGCCGCGCTCCTCGCGGCCACGCACGCGGGAATGACCACCGGCGAGTTCTCCGCCACCGTCAAGGAGTGGCTCGCCAAGGCCAGACACCCACGCTTCCAGCGCCCGTTCACCCACTGCGTCTACCAGCCGATGCTGGAGCTCCTGGACTACCTGCGGGCGAAAGGGTTCGACCTGCACATCGTCTCGGGCGGAGGCATCGACTTCCTGCGGACCTTCTGCGAGGAGACCTACGGCATCCCCTCCTCGCATGTGATTGGCAGCAGCGGGAAGACACGCATGGAGTGGCGCGAGGGGCAGCCGGTGCTCGTCAAGCTGCCCAGCCTCACCAGCCTCGATGACGGTGAGGGCAAGCCCATCAACATCCACCTGCACATCGGCAAGCGCCCGGTGCTCGCGTTCGGCAACTCGGAC
This window contains:
- the sugE gene encoding quaternary ammonium compound efflux SMR transporter SugE — its product is MAWILLIVAGLLEVGWAIGLKYTEGFTRLVPSVLTGLAIVTSMVLLGTAAKTLPIGTAYAVWVGIGALGAAVLGVVLFNEAISPLRMLFLGMLLVSIIGLKATSGAGH
- a CDS encoding SulP family inorganic anion transporter, yielding MTRSMARGWRSVRRFVPGLRWVRGYSKSWLRPDLLSALTIAAMLVPQGLAYAQIVGVRPVAGLYAGAVGMVAYAVFGPSRHLMVGPEAGAAIIAASALGGVAAGVEPARYASLAALLAMMVGLISLVAGLFRTGALADFLSKPILIGYTNGAALIIIGSQLARMFGLERKEEDFPGQVLEVGRNLGHTHVPTLLLGLGIILALVLLRHFLPKLPGPLILVVVTTVVAQVFQLHHGGVKVVGAVAAAPPSLGLPSVGFADVRALLPAALSLALVNYASSVLAGRIYADKHRYHLDSNQELLGQAAANLANAFTQGFPVTGSDSRTAVNDAMGGKSQLVGAVAAVLVAVFALFLTPLLRNLPLVTLGAIVMVAAVYLMDVRSIVALWRVRRVEAVLAVVTTLGVLVLGILQGILIAVALALGDLIRRAAHPHDAVLGQREDVSGWHDVSRHADTRTLPGLLVYRFDAPMFFANARYLREQLRALVAEAKPTPREVVLDASAVFDLDVTAAEGLEKLRRELSERGIVLVIADANAPLRGMLRRTGLMERLGEENVYLTVEAAVARFEQRGSGGATRAEESPAGREC
- a CDS encoding aspartate:alanine exchanger family transporter, encoding MRSQARHAIILAGAAVIGLAVIAFAQGQPPAAVQPEPHGVFGAILNYMHKQPFILMFLVVAAGFALGEVKVKGVGMGSTAATLLLALIVSFWAFHSYKIQYALPEFTSTVFFNLFIFAIGMKVGPQFLGGIHREGKHLILLALLVPLLSSALVYASRFVTTLAPGLLAGILSGANTATPGFGAAQAALASGAAKLSPANAKVAADNLTTSYAFLYCISMVAFTVMMSFLPKLFGRDAVADGKAMEKELSGEDSAPLPGTADAFIRGYMPLDLRVFRVENPALEGRTVADLDHAHPRVAVERVYQDGRVYNPPPDLVLHRGDEVAMLGPVSLLLAGGPHIGPEVDDSKLRNVKFDTVEFIVQNKEVVGKTLGELAQQMGQGIYLNAIFRAGDQLPVSRDRTVHKGDVLRITGSARRVAGLKKVLGPAVKPSLSTDIITLGLGLAAGALLGAITVPIFGIQFSLGSAVGLLIVSIGLSILRTHNPAFGGPFPESARQLLEDLGLNVFIAILGLNAGPGVQHAIEQGLLGPTLIIGSIAAFIPPLIGWVVGQYVFKMNTAVLMGAIAGARCNSAGMRAAQEASKSIVPAIGYPVTFAISNLLLTLICYMFALMG
- a CDS encoding outer membrane beta-barrel protein, yielding MPRFFAMPWMLTAMLVATPTLAGPLRQAAESTSTEAFVDDEPPIAGHVTFNLGGSFIVPIGKTSDRFDAGWGFLLGAGYHFTDRLAAFVEYQYSDFDLKDRVLQDENVAGDHIMQYGNLNFLLGLLPRGRVGLYLTGGPGLYYRKVEITELAGATLVPVCDPWLLICYTDVVPVSNVIGSRSSTDFGLNGGVGISYRIYGAMRVYLEARYHYIFGPKFNAIEGSQRADGQYLPINLGLRF
- a CDS encoding HAD family hydrolase, whose amino-acid sequence is MSAPLPSWNDGAARQALLDFVDAVTTEGAPTYVPPEDRVAVFDNDGTLWSEQPMYVQALFAVDRVRALAPSHPEWRGRQPFKALIEGDEEALRTLTEHDAAALLAATHAGMTTGEFSATVKEWLAKARHPRFQRPFTHCVYQPMLELLDYLRAKGFDLHIVSGGGIDFLRTFCEETYGIPSSHVIGSSGKTRMEWREGQPVLVKLPSLTSLDDGEGKPINIHLHIGKRPVLAFGNSDGDLQMLQYTGVQDGPRLRLLLHHDDDAREYAYDREAKAGRLDHALEVAGQDGWTVVSMRSDWNRVFP